The proteins below come from a single Papaver somniferum cultivar HN1 chromosome 11, ASM357369v1, whole genome shotgun sequence genomic window:
- the LOC113322576 gene encoding uncharacterized protein LOC113322576, with product MNLRLAGVYVKQYLDIDLAGEITPKEPNMPDALLDVLPVTNQNQKKTVNDFLQHIGKPKFTHKTICKATTTQIIKSWYYLIAPIAITGLWMDCDGELWCSNCQIQVDIPIPRFSIRLRVEDPTETTIFEVPDFKIQKILRCTTTKLLRLEEKTEKLPLTRR from the exons ATGAATCTGCGGCTTGCTGGTGTCTATGTCAAGCAATATCTTG ATATCGACTTGGCTGGGGAAATAACTCCAAAAGAGCCAAACATGCCGGATGCATTGCTTGATGTACTTCCAGTTACCAATCAGAATCAGAAAAAGACGGTTAATGACTTTCTACAGCACATTGGAAAACCAAAG TTTACGCACAAAACAATATGCAAAGCAACAACCACTCAAATAATAAAGAGTTGGTACTATTTAATTGCACCAATTGCAATTACGGGGTTATGGATGGATTGTGACGGTGAACTTTGGTGCTCTAACTGTCAGATCCAGGTTGATATACCAATACCAAG GTTCTCAATTCGGTTAAGGGTGGAAGATCCTACAGAGACTACTATTTTTGAAGTGCCAGACTTTAAAATCCAAAAGATCCTGCGATGCACGACAACAAAACTGCTCCGTTTAGAAGAG AAAACGGAAAAATTGCCATTGACAAGGCGTTGA